The genomic DNA ATGGATATCGGGATGATTCGCGGCCTGGGCACCGTCGTGGTGATGGTGGCCTTCGTGGGCCTGGCGCTGTGGGTGTTCAACCCACGGCGCAAGCAGGAGTTCGACGAGGCAACCCAACTGCCGTTCGCCGATGACCCCGAGGCCAAAACGCACGTCGAGCAAGCGCAAGCAAAAGCTTCTGGGAGCAAACAACAATGACAACCTTCTGGAGTCTGTACGTCACCGTCCTGACCCTGGGCACCATCTTCGCGTTGACCTGGCTACTGCTGTCGACCCGCAAGGGCCAGCGCGAAGAGGTCACCGACGAAACCGTCGGGCATGCCTTCGATGGCATCGAGGAATATGACAACCCGCTGCCCAAATGGTGGTTCTGGCTGTTCGTCGGCACCATCATTTTCGCCCTCGGCTACCTGGTGCTGTACCCGGGCCTGGGCAACTGGAAAGGCGTGCTGCCCGGGTATTCGTACCTGGATAACGACAAGCAGACCGAGTTCACCAACGGTCAGCCCGGTTGGACCGGCGTGCACGAGTGGGAAAAGGAAATGGCCAAGGCCGATGCCCGCTTCGGGCCGATCTTCGCCAAGTACGCGGCCATGCCTATCGAAGAAGTGGCCAAGCAGCCGCAAGCACTGAAGATGGGTGCGCGGCTGTTCGCATCCAACTGCTCGGTGTGCCACGGCTCCGACGCCAAGGGCGCCTACGGTTTCCCCAACCTCACCGACAACGACTGGCGCTGGGGCGGCGAGCCGGAAACCATCAAGGCCAGCATCATGGGTGGCCGCCATGGCGTGATGCCGGCGTGGTCGGAAGTGATTGGTGAACAAGGTGTGGCCGACGTTTCGGCCTTCGTCATCAGCAAGCTCGATGGCCGTAGCCTGCCCGAAGGCGCCAAGGCCGATGTCGAGAACGGGCAGAAGATCTTCGCCGCCAACTGCGTGGCGTGCCATGGCCCTGAAGGCAAGGGCACACCCGCCATGGGCGCACCGAACCTGACTCACCCGCAGGCGTTCATCTACGGTTCGAGCTTCGCTCAGTTGCAAC from Pseudomonas putida includes the following:
- the ccoP gene encoding cytochrome-c oxidase, cbb3-type subunit III, coding for MTTFWSLYVTVLTLGTIFALTWLLLSTRKGQREEVTDETVGHAFDGIEEYDNPLPKWWFWLFVGTIIFALGYLVLYPGLGNWKGVLPGYSYLDNDKQTEFTNGQPGWTGVHEWEKEMAKADARFGPIFAKYAAMPIEEVAKQPQALKMGARLFASNCSVCHGSDAKGAYGFPNLTDNDWRWGGEPETIKASIMGGRHGVMPAWSEVIGEQGVADVSAFVISKLDGRSLPEGAKADVENGQKIFAANCVACHGPEGKGTPAMGAPNLTHPQAFIYGSSFAQLQQTIRYGRQGQMPAQEQLQGNDKVHLLAAYVYSLSHQEQESEKAE
- a CDS encoding CcoQ/FixQ family Cbb3-type cytochrome c oxidase assembly chaperone encodes the protein MDIGMIRGLGTVVVMVAFVGLALWVFNPRRKQEFDEATQLPFADDPEAKTHVEQAQAKASGSKQQ